Proteins co-encoded in one Xiphophorus hellerii strain 12219 chromosome 10, Xiphophorus_hellerii-4.1, whole genome shotgun sequence genomic window:
- the ghitm gene encoding growth hormone-inducible transmembrane protein, whose translation MLVARLTCLRSLPLVGLRPVVTQGSSTLRAPTLKACPPLLRPQQGYASKARFGFRRAKTSREQLKEAAFEPATDTAIKIDSLGRMVLAGGAVVGLGALCYYGLGMSNEIGAIEKSMIWPQYVKDRIHSTYMYFAGSVGLTALSAVAVSRNPALMGLMMRGSWMAIGATFAAMIGAGVLVRSISYEHSPIPKHLAWMLHAGVMGAVIAPLTLLGGPLMMRAAWYTAGIVGGLSTVAMCAPSEKFLNMGGPLAVGFGVVFASSLGSMFLPPTSAFGAGLYSVAVYGGLVLFSMFLLYDTQKVIKKAETHPLYAAQKYDPINACMGIYMDTLNIFMRLVMILAGGGGGKRK comes from the exons ATGTTGGTGGCGAGGCTGACATGCCTGAGGAGTCTCCCGTTAGTCGGGCTCCGTCCTGTGGTGACACAGGGCTCATCGACCCTGAGAGCCCCCACCCTGAAGGCCTGCCCACCCCTCCTCAGGCCGCAGCAG GGTTATGCCTCAAAGGCCAGATTTGGATTCCGCCGAGCAAAAAccagcagagagcagctgaaGGAAGCAGCTTTTGAACCAGCAACCGACACAGCCATCAAAA TTGACAGCCTGGGAAGAATGGTTCTTGCCGGAGGTGCAGTGGTGGGCCTGGGAGCACTTTGCTATTATGGTCTTGGCATGTCCAATGAAATTGGCGCCATTGAGAAATCAAT GATCTGGCCTCAGTATGTGAAGGACAGAATCCACTCCACCTACATGTACTTTGCAGGCAGCGTTGGACTGACGGCCCTGTCGGCTGTAGCTGTTAGCAGGAACCCGGCGCTGATGGGTCTGATGATGAGGGGGTCCTGGATG GCAATCGGAGCAACTTTTGCAGCAATGATTGGAGCAGGGGTGCTGGTTCGATCCATCTCATATGAGCACAGCCCGATACCCAAACATCTGGCTTGGATGCTGCATGCAG GTGTGATGGGTGCTGTCATCGCTCCACTAACTCTGCTGGGCGGACCTCTGATGATGAGGGCTGCCTGGTACACTGCAGGCATCGTGGGAGGTCTGTCCACTGTGGCTATGTGCGCTCCAAGTGAGAAGTTCCTCAACATGGGAGGTCCGCTTGCTGTCGGCTTTGGAGTGGTATTCGCCTCCTCTCTTG ggTCGATGTTTCTGCCACCCACCTCAGCATTTGGAGCAGGCCTGTATTCTGTCGCTGTCTACGGAGGCCTTGTTCTCTTCAGCATGTTCCTCCTCTACGACACACAGAAGGTCATTAAGAAAGCGGAGACACACCCACTGTATGCCGCACAGAAATATGACCCCATAAATGC GTGTATGGGGATTTACATGGACACGCTGAACATTTTCATGAGGCTGGTGATGATCCTGGCTGGCGGCGGTGGCGGCAAACGGAAGTAG
- the chst3b gene encoding carbohydrate sulfotransferase 3b has product MRIKYTIPIVFFVALVIIEKENRIISRVSDKLNLKQTPQTPLQPGAFSRLALKHNVSFPALSKDFKMMKRRLENYSEHQDVPTKGRKHVLLLATTRTGSSFVGEFFNQQGDNMFYLFEPLWHVEKMLTLDTGGTNATASAKAYRDVLQQLFLCDFSLLERFIDPLPVNHITTSLFRRESSSFLCEESVCSPVVKGVFERYRCKTRRCGPLNLTMASESCLKKDHKVIKSVRVRQLENLRPLAEDPRLDIRFIQLVRDPRAVLASRMVAFAAKYKSWKEWALGGDGPLNEDEVKKLKGNCDNIRMSAEVGLRQPPWLRGRYMLVRYEDIARFPMRKATEMFRFSGIPFTPQVKAWILKNTQVSKEISGVYSTQKKSAEQVEKWRFSLPFKIAQVVQRACGPTLKLFGYKFVSSEKMLTDKSISLIEDKVIRA; this is encoded by the exons ATGAGGATCAAATACACAATACCCATTGTCTTCTTTGTGGCACTTGTTATCATTGAGAAGGAAAACAGGATCATCTCGAG gGTGTCAGATAAGCTCAACCTGAAGCAGACTCCCCAAACTCCGCTACAACCTGGTGCTTTCTCCCGCTTAGCACTGAAGCACAATGTGTCCTTCCCCGCACTCAGCAAAGACTTCAAGATGATGAAGCGGCGCTTAGAGAACTACAGCGAACACCAGGACGTACCAACAAAAGGAAGGAAACATGTTCTCCTGTTGGCCACCACCAGGACTGGATCCTCGTTTGTAGGCGAGTTTTTCAACCAGCAAGGTGACAACATGTTTTACCTATTCGAGCCTCTGTGGCATGTGGAGAAGATGTTGACATTGGACACTGGAGGTACTAATGCTACTGCGTCGGCCAAGGCATACCGTGACGTTCTCCAGCAACTTTTTCTGTGCGACTTTTCCCTGTTGGAAAGATTCATCGACCCGCTCCCTGTGAACCACATAACCACTAGCCTCTTTCGCAGGGAGTCCAGCAGCTTTCTGTGTGAGGAGTCCGTCTGCAGCCCTGTTGTGAAAGGTGTTTTTGAGCGGTACCGCTGCAAGACGAGACGCTGTGGGCCACTGAATCTGACCATGGCATCAGAGTCCTGCCTTAAGAAGGATCACAAAGTCATCAAATCTGTAAGGGTTCGGCAGCTTGAAAATCTCCGTCCACTTGCTGAGGATCCACGTCTTGATATCAGATTCATCCAGCTGGTTCGGGATCCCCGGGCTGTGCTGGCTTCGCGAATGGTTGCATTTGCTGCCAAGTATAAGAGCTGGAAGGAGTGGGCCCTGGGTGGGGACGGGCCCCTCAATGAGGATGAGGTGAAGAAGCTCAAAGGCAACTGCGACAATATCCGAATGTCTGCAGAAGTCGGCCTCAGGCAACCCCCGTGGCTGCGTGGTCGGTACATGTTGGTGCGATATGAGGACATTGCTCGTTTTCCCATGAGGAAGGCAACAGAGATGTTCCGATTTTCTGGAATTCCTTTCACTCCTCAAGTGAAAGCCTGGATCCTGAAGAACACCCAGGTTTCTAAGGAGATCAGCGGGGTTTACTCTACCCAGAAGAAATCCGCTGAACAAGTAGAGAAGTGGAGGTTCAGTCTACCATTCAAGATAGCTCAGGTTGTGCAGAGAGCTTGTGGGCCAACACTGAAGCTATTTGGGTACAAATTTGTGAGCAGTGAAAAGATGCTAACAGACAAATCTATAAGTCTTATTGAAGATAAAGTCATTAGggcttaa